From the genome of Loxodonta africana isolate mLoxAfr1 chromosome 19, mLoxAfr1.hap2, whole genome shotgun sequence:
ACATACTACTATTATCCCCATGGTAACCACGCTTTAAATGAGAGTGGTCAGCCCTAAGAAGCAATCCTAGAAAAATCTTTGTTCCCTAGAGCAAATGTGGGCCGATTAGTCCCTGGTTCAGGAGGGAAGGAGATGACTGTACCTCACAAACCCCACAGTAGCTGAAATCCTTGAGGTtctgtgttgtgtgtgtatgtgtttggggGAAGAGGTAATGTGCTTCTAGGTCTGGGAGGAAGGCTAAGACAGTTGGGTGTATGAGGTTATCTTCTTGCCCCCAGTTCATTTGTGCCCAACTCACTCATGGGTTGAAGTGGACGGTGCAGCTGGAAGGGGCTCCCCTTCCAGCTACGCATTACCATTCTGGTGCAGGGTGCGCCGGCGCTGGCTGGACTGCATGCTCAGGACGAGGTACTGCCTCATAAACTCACTGAACCGCTTCTGGTTGGCCAACTTCCGGGCCGACTTCCGGGCCCCAGTGAAGCCCCCGAACCTCTTCTGCAGCTGCTTCTGCTCCATCTCTCCAGCCTCATCCATGCCAGGTTTTGTGTTTTCCTGTCCTTGGAATAGGCTCCTTATGCGGGGCATTCGCTTTAGATTCTGCATCTCAGATGCTCTTGGCTGGTAAAGAGCAGCAGGCATGTGCACCGGGTCAGTAGGGCTGAGCTGCTGGGACCTCCTGGTCAGGTCCTTGATGCACGGAGTCCAGGGAGGGCTTGGGAGGACCTTCTTTTCACACTCAAGAATGCATGCCTGCCAAAAAcagaggtgggaggaggggaAAAGAAACAGGGACTTCTGTTAGTCCAAAGCAATGGAGGAGGTGACTCTCAATAGTCTCTCTATATACCAGTGTGTTTCCAAAGCATCTATTTACCAAGTACTGTGCAGCAGTTTTACACACAGATATTTAGGttcataagaagccctggtggcgcaatgattaAAGCAATGGACTGcttgctgaaaggttggcagttcgaaaccaccatcagctccgtgggagaaagatgtgatagtatgcttccacagagattcacagccttggaaaccctacagggtcactatgagttgcaatcaacttgatgacagtgggtttttttttttttttttttttggtatttaggtTCATAGAATTTCAGAGTTGGAAAGAAACAGAGAACTATATGATCAAACATAGCCATATTACAAACGAAGAAACTGGGACTCAGGGAAGTCAGGTTAATTTACCCAAGGTGACACACAGCAAGTTGGTACAGAATGAGTGCACCAAAAACTGTATACTGTTACATCCTTAGTTGAGTCTTTGGAGCCAAACACGCTCATGAGAGTCACCCATAAAGAAGAATTTTACTTTGTTCTCATCAGGCTTGAGGGAAGTCAGATTGCTTTAAGAAATTGGAAGTGtgactagactgagtccagcacaaatagatgttacctggctaccaccactgactgctctgacagggattacagtagagggtcctggacagagacgaatgtagaacaaagttctaactcacaaaaaaagaccagacttactggcctaacagagactggagaaactctgagagtttggcccctggacacccttttttaaaaataatttttattgtgctttaagtgaaaaagtttacgaatcaagtcagtctctcacacaaaaccccatatataccttgctacacactcccgattactctacccctaatgagacagcctgctctctccctccactctctctttttgtgtccatttcgccagcttctaacctcctccgccctctcatctcccctccaggcaggagatgacaacatagtctcaagtgtccacctgatccaagaagctcactcctcaccagcatccctctccaacccattgtccagtctaatccatgtctgaagagttggcttcacgaatggttcctgtcctgggccaacagaaggtctgggggccatgaccaccggggtccttccagtctcagtcagaccattaagtctggtcttataagaatttggagtctgcatcccactgctctcttgctgcctcaggggttctctgttgtgttccctgtcagggcagtcattggttgtagccgggcaccatctagttcttctggtctcaggatgatgtagtctgtggttcatgtgggtgtttctgtctcttgggctcgtaatcaccttgtgtccttggtgttcttcattctcctttcatccaggtgggtcgagaccagttgatgcatcttagatggctgcctgctagtgtttaagatcccagatgccactcttcaaagtgggatgcagaatgttttgttaatagattttattatgccaattgacttagatgtcccctgaaaccatggtccccagacccctgcccctgctacgctgacctttgaagcattcagtttattcaggaaaaggcttttggtttagtccaattgtgctggcctcccctgtactgtgtgctgtctttcccttcacctaaagtagttcctatctactatctactatctaattagtgaatgcccctctccccgCCTCCCccatcataaccacaaaagaatgtgttcttctcagtttaaactatttttcaagttcttataatagtggtcttatacaatatttgtccttttggaatggactaatttcactcagcataatttttaatgccttccaggttcctccatgttatgaaatgtttcccagattcctcactgttctttatcgatgtatagtattccattgtgtgaatataccgtaatttatccattcatccgttgatgggcatcttggttgcttccatctttttgctattgtaaatggtgctgcaataaacataggagtgcatatatccattcgtgtaaaggctcttatttctctaggatatattctaaggagtgggattgctggatcgtatggtacttctatttctagctttttaaggaagcgccaaatcgatttccaaagtggttgtagcatttgacattcccaccagcagtgtagaagtgttccaatctctccacagcctctccaacatttattactttgtgttttttggattaatgccagccttgttggagtgagaagaaatctgattgtagttttgatctgcatttctctaaaggctaatgatcgtgaacatttcctcatatatctgttagctacctgaatgtcttctttagtgaagtggctattcatatcttttgcccattttttaattgggttatttgtctttttgcagttgagtttttgcagtatcatgtacattttagagatcaggcgctgataggaaatgtcatagctaaaaactttttcccggtctgtaggtggtctttttactcttttggtgaagtctttggatgagcataggtgtttgatttttaggagctcccagttacctagttcttcttctgcattctttataatgttttgtatactgtttatgccatgtattagggctcctactgttgtccctattttttcttccatgatctttatcgttttagattttatatttaggtctttgatccattttgagtcagtttttgtgcttgggctgaggtatgggtcctgtttcctttttttgcagatggatatccagttatgccagcaccatttgttaaaaaggctgtcttttccccatttaactgttttggggccttcgtcaaatatcaactgctcatatgtggctggatttatgtctggattctcaattctgttccattggtccatgtatctgttgttttaccagtaccaggctgttttgactactgtggctgtataataggttctaaaatcagataaagtaaggcctcccagtttgttcttctttttcagtaatgccttatttatccggggcctctttcccttccatatgaagttggtgatttgtttctccatctcattaaagaatgtcattgggatttggatcggaattgcattaaatgtatagatcgcttttggtagcatagacatttttataatgttaagtcttcctatccacgagcaaggcatgttcttccacttatgtaagtctcttttggtttcttgcagaagtgtactgtagttttccttgtatgagtcttttacatctctgttaagatttattccgaagtattttatcttcttggtggctactgtaaatggcattgatttggtgatttcctcttcgatgttctttttgttggtgtagaggaatccaactgatttttgtgtgtttatcttgtatcccgatactgtacctattttgctgagagtttttatcatgaatgagtgttgaaatttgtcaaatgccttttctgcatcaattgataaaatcatgtgcttcttttgttttatttatatgatggattacattatttttctaatgttggatcatccctgcatacctggtatgaatcccacttggtcgtggtaaattatttttttgatacgttgttgaattctattggctagaattttattgaggatttttgcatctacgttcatgagggatataggtgtgtaattgtcttttcttgtggtgtctttacctggttttggtattagggagatggtggcttcatagaatgagtttgggagtattccatccttttctatgctctgaaatacctttagtagtactggtgttaactcttctctggaagtttggtagaactctgcagtgaagctgttgggaccaggccttttttttgttgggagttctttgattaccttttcaatctcttcttttgttatgggtctatttagttgttctacctctgtttgtgttagtttagttaggtagtgtgtttctaggaattcatccatttcttctaggttttcaaatttgtttgagtatagtttttcatagtaatctgatgtgatttttttaatttcagttgggtctcttttaATATCACCCAtattatttcttattcgggtaatttgcatcctctcctgtttttcttttgtcattttggccaatggtttatcaattttgttgatttttttcaaagaaccagcttttggtcttgttaattctttgaattgtttttctgttttctattttatttagttcagctctaaattttattatttgttttcttttggtgcctgagagtttcttttgttgctctctttctatttgttgaagttgtagggataattctttcattttggccttttcttctttttggatgtatgcgtttattgatataaattgacctctgagcactgcttttgctgtgtcccaaaggctctgacaggaagtgttttcagtctcattggattctctgaatttctttactccatccttaatgtcttctataatccagtcttttttgagtagggtattgttcagtttccaagtgtttgatttcttttcccgttattgatttccacttttattgccttatggtcagagaagatgctttgtaatgtttcaatgttttggattctgctgaggcttgctttatgacctaatatatggtctattctagagaatgttccatgtgcactagaaaagaaagtgtacttggcagCTGTTGGGGGGAGTGTTCTATACTTGTCTATAAGGTcgagttggtttattgtggcatttagatcttccgtgtctttattgagtttctttctgggtgtcctgcccttcactgaaatggtgtgttgaagtatcctactattattgtgaaactgtctaccttgcttttcaatgccgatagagtttgttgtatgtatcttgcagccttgtcactgggtgcataaatatttaatatggttatatcttcttggtgtattgtccctttagtcattatatagtgtccttccttatccttcctgatggatttaactttaaagtctattttgtcagaaattaatattgccactcctgcttttttttgattgttgtttgcttgatattttttttccatcctttgggttttagtttgttattttttttccatcctttgagttttagtttgtttgtgtgtctaagtctaaggtgtgtctcttgtaggcagcatatagccggatcgtgttttttaatccattctgccactgtctgtctctttattggtgcatttagtccatttacattcagggtaattatggataggtatgaatttagtgctatcatttaggtgtctttttatgtgtgtagttgacagtttctttttcccacttgattttatgtgctgagtagattatatattgtcctttcctcatatttattgttgttgattttgtttctgctgagtctgtatttttcccttgtattttattttgatgagtaggatagtttgtctcctttgtggtaaccttattttttacccctatttttctaaatttaaacctaacttttatttctttgtatcgccgtatcttcctctccatatggaaggtgtatgattacatttcatagcccctttttattattttaatgttgtcttcttttatataataacatcgttgttaccctgttttgggattttttttttttgaataatcttgctttgtttttttggatttccctgtctgggttgacttctgattgctctgcccagtgttctagtcttgggttgacacctgatattattgattttctagccaaagaactccctttagtatttcttgtagttttggttgggtttttatgaattccctgaacttgtgtttatctggaaatgtcttaacttcaccttcatatttaagagacagttttgctggatatatgattcttggcaggaaattttttccttcagttttttaaatatgtcatcccattgccttcttgcctgcatggtttctgccgagtagtccgagctcatTCTTATTGGGTCTCCTTTGtagggtgactttttgtttatccctcgctgctctcataattgtctctttatctttggttttggcaagtttgattataatatgtttgggtgactttcttttaacatctacctaatgtggagttggatgagcatcttggatagatatcttctcgtctttcataatatcagggaagttttatgccaaaaaatcttcaatattgttttctgtattttctgttatccctccctgttctggtactccagtcgctcataggttatttctcttgatagagtcccacatgattcttaagttttcttcattttttaaattcttttatctgatttttcttcaaatatattagttccAAGTGATTtgtcttcgagttcagaaattctagcttctacttgctcaattctgctcctctgactttctactgagttgtctaattctgttattttattgttaatcttctgaatttctgattgctgtctgtctatggatttttccagcttattaaacttttcattgcattcctgaataatctttccaatttcttcagtttctttatctctgtgttccttggcttgttctgtgtattgcctcatttccttcctgatgtcttgaagggttctgtatattaaacttttgtattctgcatctggtaattccaggaatgcactttcatctagaagatccctggattctttgttttgagagcctgttgaggtgctcatagtctgtttctttacggGACTTGATATtgtttgttgtctctgagccatgtataagttattgtattagtttatgcttgcttactgtgtcatagctgcttgctttgttttgtttggtatacccctatgggttgcttgagtgagctggcatgattatttttgcctttggagctttggtgtcctgtcctcagctggctagagctattatcaggtatatcagtctaggagtccattcagttttcttgtatgaatttagctcaggtttccaggtagctgatcatcaagtgtgtggtactggctttgtcctacaggcttagaggggcaggggtgattggcgcatataccggtatctgattgcagcagggggtcacactctgaacaaggcagggggctgagaactgacccccaagtgtctctgaggaaaacacatctctgttccctagaccgtgctggtaggtgggttctgcagagggaccatgggcacccaaagtttttggttgtaaggactgggaggtaccagttatctatggatccctgtcgcgggtggctgggtaacctgagtggagctacctgtccttaggtccctgatgcgggtaggtgaggaccttgtgtaataggcaaagcaatgtcaaacgtcaaacacccacctctccaccgcacagctgaaatagttggagtttgccaacaagggcccattCTCCAAAAATaggtccacgcagaagggaaGGATGGTCAAGGTCTGCGGgttgtttatgcctggacaggagccgcttctgtcctgatttcccccggttaatggagctagcaaattatcttttccccctagttgcaaattttttcctttcccaaggccaggaggacggctctagatgctcaccagggtctatctcaggcccagggattcacctgctgaagccagcttgggggtgggggggagggccgCGTTAAagtatactcaagtacttagcttttgccaggagcgccgttcttctgaggttctggaggtgtgagtaggctgtgttgctggctgcttctccctgaggaaactgcggccaaacactagtaccagcccgccgccgctgccaccgccactctgggaatggtgcctgagggctccccacgattcaggtcaggtaactcctctccacttctgaacggtctcttcctccccctgcccctcagttcattatctaagcttgcctttgatgcctggggctcccagcttgtcacaaatatacttctttcacttgtttctttgggtctttgttgtaaagaggggtcgccggaagtgtctgtctattccgccctCTTGGCTCTGCCAGTAccacccccagacacccttttaactcagtactgaaggcactcttgaggttcaccctccagccaaagattagacataaaacaaacaataatacacatagctcaaccatgtatacaagattaagtgggcataccagcccaggggcaaggatgagaagacagaaggagagacaggaaagctagatgaatggaaatggggaacccaagtttgagaagaggagagtgttgacacattgtagggtcggcaaccaatgtcacaaaacaatatgtgtattaattgtttaatgagaaactaatttgctctgtaaacgttcatctaaaaccaaaaaaatccctctgccgtcgtgtcgattctgactcatagcgaccttatagggcacagtagaactgccccaaagagttttcaaggagcgcctggcggattcgaactgctgaccttttggttagcagccataggacttaaccactatgctaccagggtttcctgttcgtctaaagcacaattaaaaaaaaaaagaaattggggGTTTGAGAATGTATAGTGAAATCTGCATGTTTATTTTAAAGTCACCATGTGAAGGTCAATCCTAGTGTTATTAATTTTTCATCCCACATACATTTAATCATCAGTATGTGTGCATCATTTATAGAAAATATGGTCAAGCCACTTTGGGATGTAGGTAGGTTGGGCATTTAGGGATAAACCTGCAATCCAGTTTCAGGTAGGGGAAGAGATGCTACCAGATGCAAGCCAGATAGACCCACAAGACCCCTGGAAACTCCTTGCTGCTGTCCTGCCTCTTCACCACCACTAATTTCTAGTCTAGGCCACCAGCCTGACCATGATGTTTTTCGAACCCTTCCTGATTGTTCCTGACCTTTGCCCTTCCTGTCTTTGGTTGGGTCTTCTGGAAGTCTCTGCTTACAACTTTTCTTCCTACTTAATGTTTGGCTTCACTCCTGAGTCTCATCTCTATTTTTTGGCCTTAGCCAGATGAAACCCCATCTCAACCTAACCTTGCCAACATGGGTCAGCAGGAAGGTGCTTTGTACAACCTTGAGGCTCTTGCCTGGCTTACAGGGCACCAAGAGTTACTGCTCAGTCTGGGCAGCTGCAGAACATCAGGAGATTGGTGTGTGTGTGCCCCAAAGCCCCTATCTGGGGAGCCAAAGCACTCACCTCAGTGTTCACAGTGGTACAGATGGCTCCGtggccagggtttccaacctgaTCCCTAACCAAAAAGTACGATGAGCGGGCAGCTTAGGCCACAGACCTTACAGGTTGTTCCTCTTTATCCTAAAAAACCCTTCCTTCAGTCCTACTTCTCTTCCAAGCCTTTGCCACAGCTCCACAAGCCATGAACCTGTTTAGTCACTGACAAGCTTCTCCAAGATGTGGTCTGCATGTGATGCCTCCATTTCAGCATCTTCCAGCTACTTCTCAACTCCTTAGAATCTGGTTTCCTCCCTCATCTACAATAGCCATTGACTTCCCAGTCACCAGGTCCAACCACCCTCCTTAGTCCTCAT
Proteins encoded in this window:
- the PNOC gene encoding prepronociceptin, with amino-acid sequence MKLLFCDLLLLSLFSSVFSGCQRDCLTCRERFRPALDSFNLEACILECEKKVLPSPPWTPCIKDLTRRSQQLSPTDPVHMPAALYQPRASEMQNLKRMPRIRSLFQGQENTKPGMDEAGEMEQKQLQKRFGGFTGARKSARKLANQKRFSEFMRQYLVLSMQSSQRRRTLHQNGNA